GCGGTCTGGGCCAAGGGCGCCCTGGGGCTGGCCGAGGCGGGCGGGCTGGCGACGCTTCGGGCGGCGCTGGGGCAGCGGCTGGTCGGGCGCGTCAACGCCTGGGACATCGTCGAGGACGGGCCGGACGGCTTCGTGCTGCGCATGCTGCGCTGCCGGGTCCAGTCCTCGCGCACCCGCCAGGGGCTGCCGCCGTATCCGTGCCTTTCCGGCGGCACGGTGGAATTTACCGCTTTCGCCGCCGGCATCGATCCGGCCATCCGAGTGGCCTGCGTCAGCTGTCCGCCCGAGGTCACCCGGGACGATTGCGCCTGCGCCTGGCGCTTCTCGCTGCCGGTCGCCGGGGCCTAATTAAAGCAAAGCTGACACGTTTTCCGCAAAGGGAGTCCAGAGGGCGAAAGCCCTTTGGCCGCCGGAGGCGTTCACCTCCACCACTTCCGCAAAACCCTCAGGCGCACTCCCCGGCCGCCGCCGCCGAGGCGAAGGCCCAGTGGAGGTTGAAGCCGCCCAGGCGGCCGGTGACGTCGAGCAGTTCGCCGATGACGAAGAGCCCCGGCACGGCGGCCGCTTCCATGGTTTTGGAGGAGATGCCCCGAGTGTCCACGCCGCCGAGGGTCACTTCGGCCTTGTCGTAGCCGGCGGCCCGGGACGGGGCGAAGGGAAAGGCGGACAGCGCCTCGGCCAGATCGCGTCGGGCCTTGGCCGAAAGCCCGGCCGCCGGGCCGGCCACGCCCAGGCGCGCGCACAGCGCCCCGGCCAGGCGTTTGGGCAGGAGTCCGGCCAGGGCGTTTTTCACTTCCTGGCGTCCGGCCCCGGCGAGCACCTCCTCGATCCCGGCGACGCCCCGGCCGGGCAGGAAATCGAGGTGCACGGTCTGCCCTTCCCGCCAGAAAAGCGAGGCATCGAGGACCACCGGCCCCGACACCCCCTTGTGGGTGAACAGCAGGTCGCCGCGCAACTGCGCCGGGCCGCTCAGGCCGACAGGCAGGGACACGCCGGCCAGTTCGCGGCACAGCGCCGCCGTGTCCGGTCCGGCCAGCAGGGGCGTAAGCCCCGGGCGCAGGGGCGTGACCGCAAGGCCCAGGCGTTTGGCCAGGTCGTAGCCCAGCTCCGTCGCCCCGAGCCCCGGCCAGGACCGTCCGCCCAGGGCCAGCACCAGCGCCTCGGCCGCAACCGGGCCGGCGCTCGTCTCCACCACGAAACGCTCCCC
This Solidesulfovibrio sp. DNA region includes the following protein-coding sequences:
- a CDS encoding aminoacetone oxidase family FAD-binding enzyme — encoded protein: MTFDVVILGAGASGLACAAACAARGRRVAVLDHGRRAARKVLASGGGRCNVTNTAATAADYRCANPHFVKSALARLTPHDLLDRLHRAGVATVEEDGGKIFCPGGAAGVARFLVDAAREAGARLLLGTTIADARRDGERFVVETSAGPVAAEALVLALGGRSWPGLGATELGYDLAKRLGLAVTPLRPGLTPLLAGPDTAALCRELAGVSLPVGLSGPAQLRGDLLFTHKGVSGPVVLDASLFWREGQTVHLDFLPGRGVAGIEEVLAGAGRQEVKNALAGLLPKRLAGALCARLGVAGPAAGLSAKARRDLAEALSAFPFAPSRAAGYDKAEVTLGGVDTRGISSKTMEAAAVPGLFVIGELLDVTGRLGGFNLHWAFASAAAAGECA